Proteins encoded in a region of the Stieleria neptunia genome:
- the tnpB gene encoding IS66 family insertion sequence element accessory protein TnpB (TnpB, as the term is used for proteins encoded by IS66 family insertion elements, is considered an accessory protein, since TnpC, encoded by a neighboring gene, is a DDE family transposase.): MIALPTTGGIFLYAKPTDMRKSFSGLAGIVRNELGKTPNDGSLFLFINRRQDKLKALYWDRDGMAVWYKSLEQGTFERIRQDGEASVKLDAADLAMLLGGISIENAKRRKRLKAA; this comes from the coding sequence ATGATCGCGCTACCAACCACTGGCGGCATTTTTCTCTACGCCAAGCCGACCGACATGCGAAAGAGTTTCTCGGGCCTGGCTGGCATCGTGCGAAACGAGCTAGGCAAAACGCCAAATGACGGAAGCTTGTTCCTGTTTATCAATCGACGCCAGGACAAACTCAAAGCACTCTATTGGGACCGCGATGGAATGGCGGTGTGGTACAAAAGTCTGGAGCAAGGCACCTTTGAAAGAATCAGGCAAGATGGCGAGGCGAGCGTCAAGCTCGACGCAGCCGACTTGGCGATGCTGCTTGGTGGAATCTCAATCGAAAATGCCAAGAGACGTAAACGGCTCAAGGCAGCGTAA
- the tnpA gene encoding IS66 family insertion sequence element accessory protein TnpA: MVRLPDPAVRQRWSRLIQLHEQSDLAVSEFCDLHGVSTASFYRWRQRLQGDADQSDAFLAVQIEQPRPQIGGTTVRFPCGTQIELASCDANSLMIIVDRLAPQPSELQQ; encoded by the coding sequence ATGGTTCGCTTGCCAGACCCCGCCGTTCGCCAACGTTGGTCGCGGCTGATCCAACTTCACGAACAGTCCGATCTTGCGGTCTCCGAATTTTGCGATTTGCACGGAGTCTCCACCGCATCGTTTTATCGATGGCGACAAAGGCTGCAGGGCGACGCCGATCAGAGCGACGCGTTTCTTGCCGTGCAGATCGAGCAGCCGCGTCCCCAAATCGGCGGCACCACTGTCCGCTTTCCCTGTGGCACGCAGATCGAGCTTGCTTCCTGCGATGCCAACAGCCTGATGATCATCGTCGACCGGTTGGCACCACAACCAAGCGAGTTGCAGCAATGA
- a CDS encoding class I SAM-dependent DNA methyltransferase, protein MVLSRQRSQSENNSQPSTPSPHPSSAKPLAVNSKTHTDALNSMAKKKAAKANGKANGNGKALAGQQSVNSVVKSICDIMRRGGCEGAMDYVPELTWMLFLRILDEREQREEEAAEVVGAEFSESIESPYRWRDWAAPDGPKRIELTSEGSKMGDLFAFVSEKLLPYLHKLGDQAHSTARQKVIAEIMLGVDRTKIDTEKNLQDVLDKIHDLSSENIDDTHVFTLSQVYEGLLLKMGERNNDGGQFFTPREIIRAIVQVVQPKIGETIYDPCCGTGGFLAQSFEFLAGKDNELISTSDDLDTLRLDTFFGREKGAKAYSIALANLMLHGIDRPNLWHGNTLTKQVMYDGKRPRKPFLARGVGWWVFTHVTRRFPWFACQTPPFANVGRG, encoded by the coding sequence ATGGTGTTGAGTCGGCAAAGGTCGCAGTCGGAAAACAACTCGCAGCCATCAACGCCCTCCCCGCATCCATCCTCCGCCAAGCCTTTAGCGGTCAACTCTAAAACCCATACGGACGCACTCAACAGCATGGCGAAGAAAAAGGCTGCGAAGGCTAACGGAAAAGCGAACGGGAACGGCAAAGCACTGGCAGGCCAGCAATCGGTCAACTCGGTCGTGAAGTCGATTTGTGATATTATGCGACGGGGTGGTTGCGAGGGCGCGATGGACTACGTCCCGGAACTGACGTGGATGCTATTCTTGCGAATCCTGGACGAACGCGAGCAACGCGAAGAGGAAGCCGCCGAAGTGGTCGGCGCAGAGTTTTCGGAGTCGATTGAATCGCCCTACCGTTGGCGAGATTGGGCTGCGCCGGATGGTCCCAAACGCATCGAGCTGACCAGCGAAGGCAGCAAGATGGGTGACTTATTCGCTTTCGTCAGCGAGAAGCTGCTTCCGTACTTGCACAAGCTCGGCGACCAGGCCCATTCGACGGCCCGTCAAAAAGTCATCGCCGAAATCATGCTGGGGGTCGACCGAACCAAGATCGACACCGAGAAGAATCTGCAAGACGTGCTGGACAAGATTCACGATCTGTCGAGCGAAAACATCGACGACACGCACGTGTTCACGCTGTCGCAGGTCTACGAAGGCTTGCTGCTGAAGATGGGCGAGCGCAACAACGACGGCGGTCAGTTCTTCACGCCGCGAGAAATCATCCGGGCGATCGTCCAAGTCGTGCAGCCGAAGATCGGCGAAACGATCTACGACCCCTGTTGCGGCACGGGTGGATTCCTGGCCCAGTCGTTTGAGTTCCTCGCCGGCAAGGACAACGAGCTGATTTCGACATCAGATGATCTGGACACCCTGCGTTTGGATACGTTCTTTGGCCGTGAAAAGGGAGCCAAGGCGTATTCGATCGCCCTGGCGAATTTAATGCTTCACGGCATCGACCGCCCGAATCTTTGGCACGGCAACACGCTGACCAAACAGGTCATGTACGACGGTAAGCGCCCGAGGAAACCATTCTTGGCGCGTGGCGTAGGCTGGTGGGTTTTCACTCACGTAACCAGGAGGTTTCCATGGTTCGCTTGCCAGACCCCGCCGTTCGCCAACGTTGGTCGCGGCTGA
- a CDS encoding restriction endonuclease subunit S, which translates to MRNPNIVPLTIHPIPKPGPTGWTWHKLNKIAKLESGHTPSRSRPDWWGGDIPWLALPDIRKLDGQYADDTLEHTNDEGLANSSARLLPKGTVCLSRTASVGYVTILNRPMATSQDFVNWICGPELHPEFLMYTLLASRDYIRSLSSGAIHKTVYVPTVKDFQVCAPSINEQTRVAKLIRVQMNGVESAKVAVGKQLAAINALPASILRQAFSGQL; encoded by the coding sequence ATGAGAAACCCCAATATCGTTCCATTGACAATTCATCCGATCCCAAAGCCCGGGCCGACGGGTTGGACTTGGCACAAGCTTAACAAGATCGCAAAGCTCGAAAGCGGGCATACGCCCAGTCGCTCGAGACCGGATTGGTGGGGCGGTGATATTCCGTGGCTAGCATTGCCAGATATTCGGAAGCTCGATGGTCAATATGCTGATGACACTTTGGAGCATACAAACGACGAAGGTTTGGCGAATTCCTCAGCCAGACTGCTACCCAAGGGCACGGTTTGTCTATCAAGAACAGCATCAGTCGGGTATGTGACGATCCTGAATCGACCAATGGCAACCAGTCAAGATTTTGTTAATTGGATATGCGGTCCCGAACTGCATCCTGAATTTTTAATGTACACGTTGCTGGCGTCACGGGATTACATACGATCACTCTCGTCTGGAGCAATTCATAAGACGGTGTATGTTCCGACCGTGAAAGATTTTCAGGTCTGCGCACCGTCGATCAATGAGCAAACGCGAGTTGCGAAATTGATTCGAGTTCAAATGAATGGTGTTGAGTCGGCAAAGGTCGCAGTCGGAAAACAACTCGCAGCCATCAACGCCCTCCCCGCATCCATCCTCCGCCAAGCCTTTAGCGGTCAACTCTAA
- a CDS encoding TIGR04255 family protein, with product MNQTPFKIDFNENFDHLPGAPIAEAVIHWRAHPEVKLEAAALLSELTQRLPDYPDPKQQQELHVGAEVSPDRASVQQHHIWHGFQLQSSDKRYIAQFTRTGLAVSRLAPYEDWAKFRDEALRLWNVYRDIARPPEVQRLGVRYINVIRLDTMDEIGQVLESPPTPPRAMGLPISGFVYQTRFEIPGYAYEMNVVQTIQPPSTETEDKFGLILDVDVFTTKPFVDDEKTLEQKLREMRWIKNKTFFSCIRPDAARLWKSEPPASE from the coding sequence ATGAATCAGACGCCTTTCAAAATCGACTTCAACGAAAACTTTGACCACCTTCCCGGTGCGCCCATTGCAGAGGCCGTCATCCACTGGCGGGCGCATCCCGAAGTCAAGCTGGAAGCCGCCGCCTTGCTTTCTGAGCTAACACAGAGATTGCCCGATTATCCCGACCCGAAACAACAGCAAGAATTGCACGTCGGAGCTGAAGTATCGCCGGACCGGGCATCGGTTCAGCAGCATCACATCTGGCACGGTTTTCAGCTTCAATCAAGTGACAAACGCTACATCGCTCAATTCACACGAACCGGCCTGGCGGTCAGCCGGCTGGCACCCTACGAAGATTGGGCGAAGTTTCGCGACGAAGCATTACGGCTGTGGAACGTTTACCGAGACATTGCCCGTCCGCCGGAAGTTCAGCGTTTGGGTGTCCGCTACATCAACGTGATCCGATTGGATACAATGGATGAAATAGGCCAAGTTTTGGAATCGCCTCCTACTCCCCCGAGGGCGATGGGACTACCAATCAGCGGGTTTGTTTATCAGACCCGGTTTGAGATTCCGGGCTATGCCTACGAAATGAACGTCGTTCAAACGATTCAGCCTCCGTCGACCGAAACGGAAGACAAGTTCGGTTTGATTCTCGACGTGGACGTGTTTACAACCAAACCGTTCGTGGACGATGAAAAGACGTTGGAACAAAAACTTCGGGAAATGCGTTGGATCAAGAATAAAACATTTTTTAGCTGCATCCGCCCAGACGCTGCCCGACTTTGGAAGTCAGAACCACCCGCTTCGGAGTAA
- a CDS encoding DEAD/DEAH box helicase family protein — MSQPLHDPPLGESDTRAKLITPGIHARGWTEDFIRREETAGAIELVNDVARRRSRGIVDYTLRLNVAGGSQPVAVALIEAKAESLPPGHGLDQAKGYARCKRMNVPFVFSSNGHMFVEFDRFTGLTSAAKPLSDFPTPAEIQARYEKGMGFELQAEAARPLLTPYDGGESVRRYYQDAAIRAVFEKVAKAEKTGQSKRALLTLATGSGKTFIAVQLLKRIADAGQLGRALFVCDRDELRTQGLAALQNVFGNEAAEISTGNPQLNARVVVATYQTLDVDQEGDEASFLLKHYPENYFTHIIIDECHRSAWGTWSTVLTRNPNAVQVGLTATPRELDLGDDCSVEAKRDMQITADNVKYFGEPVYNYSITQGMEDGYLALCKIQKGRVNLDNTGITIADIIARNPTDARTGRAITVNELQALYEKNTFEKKVLLPDRVQAMCADLFNYLCATGTNGFPEQKTIIFCARDSHADDVAIEMNNLYARWCAANGRPPLDAFAFKCTSAHGKDDLKSLKGQARSHFVATTVDLLTTGVDVPALRNVVFFRYITSPIVFYQMVGRGTRIDPATGKLMFHLYDYTNATDLFGSRFVTKPPAPDPGGGNTGPTPPPPPLVRVTGFNVVVNDAGVMILAEVDGVEMPITIQTYKQQLAQRLLVQVANISDFRHLWILPSDRRELFGKLPDAGRSPMLIQQLEHKQDYDLYDVLAEIGYGLDPRTRTQRAEAFQYKHAGWLSGLPKTSADVLEAIVGQFAIAGTDGIENRSIFEISDVKKAAGPKGPIDALRAVGKPVDVLMDTKARLFSA, encoded by the coding sequence ATGAGCCAGCCGCTACACGATCCTCCGCTCGGCGAGTCCGATACTCGCGCCAAGCTCATCACGCCGGGGATTCATGCGCGCGGGTGGACAGAGGATTTCATCCGGCGTGAAGAAACGGCGGGGGCGATCGAGTTGGTCAATGACGTTGCCCGTCGTCGATCACGCGGAATTGTCGACTACACCTTGCGATTGAACGTGGCCGGCGGATCACAGCCGGTTGCCGTCGCGTTGATCGAAGCCAAGGCAGAATCGTTGCCACCCGGCCACGGATTGGATCAAGCCAAGGGGTACGCGCGCTGCAAGCGGATGAACGTACCGTTTGTCTTCTCCAGCAACGGGCACATGTTCGTCGAATTTGATCGTTTTACAGGACTGACCTCTGCCGCCAAACCGCTAAGTGATTTCCCCACGCCCGCAGAAATCCAGGCGCGCTACGAAAAAGGCATGGGATTCGAACTGCAAGCTGAAGCGGCTCGGCCACTGCTAACGCCCTATGACGGCGGCGAGTCAGTCCGGCGTTACTATCAAGACGCAGCCATTCGCGCCGTGTTCGAGAAAGTCGCCAAGGCAGAGAAGACTGGTCAATCCAAGCGAGCGTTGCTGACATTGGCAACTGGATCCGGAAAAACCTTCATCGCCGTCCAGCTACTCAAACGGATTGCCGATGCCGGGCAACTTGGGCGAGCCTTATTCGTTTGTGACCGTGACGAGTTGCGGACACAGGGACTTGCTGCATTGCAGAACGTTTTCGGAAACGAAGCGGCTGAAATCAGCACGGGTAACCCGCAATTGAATGCTCGCGTCGTCGTCGCAACTTACCAAACGCTTGACGTGGACCAGGAAGGTGACGAAGCCTCGTTCTTGCTGAAGCACTACCCCGAAAACTACTTCACGCACATCATCATTGACGAGTGTCACCGCAGTGCATGGGGAACTTGGTCCACGGTGCTGACTCGCAATCCGAACGCGGTTCAAGTCGGATTGACTGCCACTCCGCGTGAACTTGATCTCGGGGACGACTGTAGCGTCGAAGCCAAACGCGACATGCAAATAACAGCTGACAATGTGAAGTACTTTGGCGAGCCGGTTTACAACTACAGCATTACGCAGGGGATGGAAGACGGCTATTTGGCGCTATGCAAGATTCAGAAAGGCAGAGTCAACCTTGACAATACCGGCATCACGATTGCCGACATTATCGCTCGCAACCCCACCGATGCCCGAACCGGCCGCGCCATCACCGTCAATGAACTGCAAGCGTTGTACGAGAAGAATACGTTTGAAAAAAAGGTGCTATTGCCCGATCGTGTACAAGCAATGTGCGCCGACTTGTTTAATTATCTTTGCGCGACCGGCACGAATGGGTTCCCGGAACAAAAGACCATCATCTTCTGTGCCCGCGATTCGCATGCAGACGACGTCGCGATCGAGATGAACAATTTGTACGCACGATGGTGCGCCGCGAACGGACGCCCGCCGTTAGACGCTTTCGCTTTCAAATGCACGTCGGCGCACGGCAAGGACGACTTGAAATCGCTCAAGGGACAAGCACGCAGTCACTTCGTTGCCACCACGGTTGATTTGCTGACCACGGGTGTCGATGTACCCGCATTGCGGAACGTCGTTTTCTTTCGATACATCACTTCGCCGATCGTCTTCTACCAAATGGTAGGTCGTGGGACGCGGATTGACCCGGCGACGGGCAAGTTGATGTTCCATTTGTACGACTATACCAACGCCACTGATCTGTTCGGATCCAGGTTCGTGACCAAACCGCCTGCGCCCGATCCAGGCGGCGGTAACACAGGACCGACCCCGCCACCGCCGCCTCTGGTACGTGTCACCGGGTTTAACGTCGTCGTGAATGATGCTGGTGTCATGATCCTGGCCGAGGTCGATGGCGTTGAGATGCCGATCACGATTCAGACGTACAAGCAACAACTCGCCCAACGGTTGCTCGTGCAAGTTGCCAATATCAGCGACTTTCGGCATTTGTGGATTTTACCCAGTGATCGACGCGAATTATTTGGCAAGCTACCCGATGCCGGTCGATCACCAATGCTGATCCAGCAACTCGAGCACAAACAAGATTACGACCTCTATGACGTGCTAGCTGAGATCGGTTACGGTTTGGACCCGCGAACACGCACGCAACGCGCTGAAGCTTTTCAGTACAAGCACGCCGGTTGGCTTTCGGGTTTGCCCAAAACATCCGCTGACGTACTGGAAGCGATTGTGGGCCAGTTCGCGATCGCTGGCACCGATGGCATCGAAAACCGAAGCATTTTCGAGATTTCCGACGTCAAAAAGGCGGCTGGTCCCAAAGGTCCGATCGACGCACTGCGAGCTGTCGGCAAGCCCGTTGATGTATTGATGGACACCAAGGCGAGGCTTTTCTCGGCTTGA
- a CDS encoding PDDEXK nuclease domain-containing protein has product MQASQIKAAVSVNREMLALYWFLGEQIIEKQAAGRWGDKFVDQMSKDLRTEFPDVKGFSRRNLLYMRRWVTFWQDAEAIVQQAAAQNQAIVQQVAAQFPATPFQLVFLIPWGHNLLLLDKFKVPADALFYVQKTIENNWSRAVLTHQIESGLHLREGQAIHNFEATLPKPESDLARQLLRDPYNFDFLTLTEQHNERELEDGLIEHLTKFLLELGAGFAFVGRQYKITVDGDEYSIDLLFYHLRLHCYVVIELKVEKFKPEYAGKLNFYVSAVDTQVRTEADGPTIGILICKSKSDIKVEYSLRDLTKPIGVSEYQITENLPEQFRSSIPSIEQIVAELGDWEGE; this is encoded by the coding sequence GTGCAGGCCTCGCAGATCAAGGCGGCCGTGTCGGTCAATCGCGAGATGTTGGCGCTGTACTGGTTCCTGGGCGAGCAGATCATTGAAAAGCAGGCTGCCGGCCGTTGGGGCGACAAATTTGTCGACCAGATGAGCAAAGACCTGCGGACGGAATTCCCGGACGTGAAGGGATTTTCGCGGCGAAACCTGCTCTACATGCGCAGGTGGGTCACGTTTTGGCAGGATGCAGAAGCAATTGTGCAGCAAGCTGCTGCACAAAATCAGGCAATTGTGCAACAAGTTGCTGCACAATTTCCAGCCACGCCATTTCAGCTTGTTTTTCTGATTCCCTGGGGACATAACCTCCTGCTGCTGGACAAGTTCAAGGTACCAGCCGACGCCCTGTTCTACGTCCAGAAAACCATTGAAAACAACTGGTCGAGGGCGGTCCTGACACACCAGATCGAATCCGGCCTCCACCTGCGGGAAGGCCAAGCGATCCACAATTTCGAGGCCACGCTCCCCAAGCCCGAGAGTGACCTTGCCCGGCAGCTGCTCCGCGATCCCTACAACTTCGACTTCCTGACCCTGACGGAGCAGCACAACGAAAGGGAACTGGAGGACGGCCTGATCGAGCACCTGACCAAGTTCCTGCTCGAACTGGGCGCCGGCTTCGCCTTTGTCGGCCGCCAATACAAAATCACAGTCGACGGCGACGAGTACAGCATCGACCTGCTGTTCTACCACCTGCGGCTGCACTGCTACGTCGTGATCGAGTTGAAGGTCGAAAAGTTCAAGCCCGAGTACGCGGGTAAACTCAACTTCTACGTCTCGGCGGTCGACACCCAAGTCCGCACCGAAGCCGACGGCCCTACGATCGGCATCCTGATCTGCAAATCAAAAAGCGACATCAAAGTCGAGTACTCCCTCCGCGACCTCACCAAACCCATCGGAGTCAGCGAATACCAAATCACCGAAAACCTCCCCGAACAATTCCGATCATCCATCCCGAGTATCGAACAGATCGTAGCCGAACTCGGCGACTGGGAAGGCGAGTGA
- the mobF gene encoding MobF family relaxase: protein MLIATQSKNVAATRQYFDQVLTQGDYYLGQEVNGQWHGKGADTLGLGCGTDVTKQQFASLLQGEHPVTGKSLTQRNRKDRRPGMDLTFSVPKSVSLAWAINGDERIVAALRETVQETMAKDVEPLMQRRVRHGEHHNSEQKSTTGELIYADFLHKTSRPVNGKADPHLHIHAFVINWTQQNGRHYAGQFEEIVRQRPSLQAKFESRLARRLRDQLGYAVTPTRFAQSGRIKAGWELAGLERATIEKFSQRMQQVEQTAATRGIRDAAKKAELGKRTREKKDDGASVEELRREWCSRLTEQERDGFAVLGRGTAGGDDRELPDIGASIQYALDHHLYRNSAVERHQIVGTALEHGLTFSPEQMEAALDRCPILQRTIDRDGASRCFITTQEVLNAEKRMIDFARDGRGTRTAIAETEHVFQRNWLDVQQKAAVDHVLQSRDSVLAITGGAGTGKSSLMQEAAEAIAKNNKTVFTFAPSTGAKEVLHEKGFARTETVEHLIRNTKLHPELKDQVVWIDEAGLVDVRSMNAVFDIAKEQNCRVVLSGDTRQHASPRRGEAMRLLEQEAGLSIARVEAIQRQKGKYRQAVETISRGHEIDPATGKSGLLAGFDMLDRMGKIIEIDAEKKHEVLATSYLSAMDRGKSTLVVAPTHAEGDAATEQIRESLKDRGKLSSEERVFTQLKPMNLTEAEKRETSTYQDQKGAIVQFHQNAKDGIKRGERYRVAGAAGNEVEVVSLTNGKRKTLPLSTPDRFEVYREAKVAIAAGDRVRFSLSGTTKNGKSRISNGRLDDVKGFDAKGNLILKGGHVIDKDFGHLDLGYVITSHASQGKDRDVVFASMGAASLPVINAKTLYVTASRGSQDVVLYVDDKARVRRAIERSGEQMSATELMKTPAPKVDKSPAPQRTRTAERTRGRWSSFGSRLSRWWNLRTSRQPSRHSGRTPSPERRPITNTPKRPFPQPRRSI, encoded by the coding sequence ATGCTGATCGCCACACAAAGCAAGAACGTCGCAGCGACGCGGCAATACTTTGATCAAGTGCTCACGCAGGGCGATTATTACCTAGGCCAAGAAGTCAACGGACAATGGCATGGCAAGGGAGCTGACACGTTGGGACTTGGTTGTGGAACCGACGTCACCAAGCAACAGTTCGCTTCCCTACTTCAAGGAGAGCACCCGGTCACAGGGAAGTCGCTGACACAGCGAAATCGCAAAGACCGGCGGCCCGGAATGGACCTCACTTTTTCCGTTCCCAAAAGCGTTTCACTCGCCTGGGCAATCAATGGCGATGAGCGCATCGTCGCCGCCTTGCGCGAGACGGTACAGGAAACGATGGCCAAGGATGTTGAGCCGTTGATGCAACGTCGTGTTCGTCATGGCGAGCATCACAACAGCGAGCAGAAGTCGACGACGGGGGAATTGATCTATGCGGACTTTCTGCACAAGACGTCTCGCCCCGTCAACGGAAAAGCGGATCCGCACCTGCACATCCATGCCTTCGTGATCAACTGGACGCAACAGAACGGCCGCCACTACGCGGGGCAATTCGAAGAAATCGTCCGGCAGCGTCCCAGCTTGCAAGCCAAATTCGAATCCCGGCTCGCTCGACGGCTTCGTGACCAACTCGGCTATGCCGTCACTCCGACGCGGTTCGCCCAGTCCGGCAGGATCAAGGCGGGCTGGGAATTGGCGGGGCTGGAGCGGGCGACGATCGAGAAATTCAGTCAGCGAATGCAGCAGGTTGAGCAAACGGCGGCCACGCGCGGCATCCGCGACGCGGCGAAGAAAGCTGAACTGGGCAAACGAACCAGAGAAAAGAAAGACGATGGCGCCAGTGTCGAAGAGCTGCGCCGCGAATGGTGTTCACGATTGACCGAACAGGAACGTGATGGATTTGCCGTCCTGGGCCGCGGTACCGCGGGAGGCGACGATCGCGAACTGCCAGACATCGGGGCTTCGATCCAATACGCCCTCGATCACCATCTTTATCGGAATTCAGCGGTGGAACGGCATCAGATCGTGGGAACCGCCTTGGAACACGGGCTGACGTTCAGTCCCGAACAGATGGAAGCGGCGCTCGATCGATGCCCGATTCTCCAGCGGACCATCGACCGTGACGGGGCATCGAGATGTTTCATCACCACCCAGGAAGTACTGAACGCGGAAAAGCGAATGATCGATTTTGCCCGCGATGGGCGTGGCACTCGGACGGCTATCGCGGAAACCGAACACGTTTTCCAGCGCAATTGGCTGGATGTTCAACAGAAGGCAGCGGTCGATCACGTCCTTCAGTCACGCGACTCGGTGCTTGCGATTACCGGCGGGGCCGGCACGGGAAAATCATCGCTCATGCAGGAAGCGGCCGAAGCGATCGCCAAAAACAACAAGACGGTGTTCACATTCGCACCGAGCACAGGGGCCAAAGAGGTTTTGCACGAAAAAGGCTTCGCTCGGACCGAGACCGTCGAGCATCTGATCCGCAACACCAAGCTTCATCCGGAGCTTAAAGACCAGGTCGTCTGGATTGACGAGGCGGGCCTTGTCGACGTGCGATCAATGAACGCGGTGTTTGACATCGCGAAAGAGCAGAACTGCCGTGTCGTACTTTCCGGTGATACTCGCCAACACGCGTCGCCCCGACGCGGGGAGGCGATGCGATTGTTGGAGCAGGAAGCGGGGTTGAGCATCGCTCGTGTCGAAGCGATCCAAAGGCAAAAGGGCAAGTATCGACAGGCGGTCGAAACAATCAGTCGCGGTCATGAGATCGATCCGGCGACCGGCAAGTCAGGATTGCTTGCCGGTTTTGACATGCTCGACCGAATGGGCAAGATCATCGAGATCGACGCGGAAAAGAAACACGAAGTCTTGGCAACGAGCTATCTCAGCGCGATGGATCGCGGGAAATCGACGCTCGTTGTCGCTCCGACACACGCCGAGGGTGATGCCGCAACAGAACAGATTCGCGAGTCGTTGAAAGATCGCGGCAAGCTTTCGAGCGAAGAACGTGTTTTCACACAACTGAAGCCGATGAATCTGACGGAAGCGGAAAAACGCGAGACTTCCACGTACCAGGACCAGAAAGGCGCGATCGTGCAGTTTCATCAGAATGCGAAAGACGGCATCAAACGCGGCGAACGCTATCGCGTGGCGGGGGCGGCCGGAAATGAAGTGGAAGTCGTTTCGTTGACCAATGGCAAACGCAAAACGCTGCCACTCAGCACACCGGACCGATTTGAAGTCTACCGCGAGGCAAAAGTGGCCATCGCAGCGGGCGATCGCGTTCGTTTCAGCCTGAGCGGCACGACGAAGAATGGGAAATCAAGGATCAGCAACGGTCGCCTGGATGATGTGAAAGGGTTTGATGCGAAAGGCAATCTGATCCTGAAGGGCGGCCATGTCATCGACAAAGACTTTGGCCACTTGGACCTGGGTTACGTCATCACTAGCCACGCCAGCCAAGGAAAAGACCGCGACGTCGTCTTTGCCTCGATGGGCGCGGCTTCATTGCCGGTCATCAACGCAAAAACGCTCTATGTGACTGCATCGCGCGGCAGCCAAGACGTCGTGCTGTACGTCGATGACAAGGCGAGGGTCCGGCGTGCGATCGAGCGCAGCGGCGAGCAAATGTCGGCGACTGAACTGATGAAGACTCCGGCACCTAAAGTCGACAAGTCCCCTGCCCCGCAACGAACCCGCACGGCCGAACGCACACGCGGGCGATGGAGCAGTTTTGGATCGCGTCTGAGCAGATGGTGGAATTTGCGTACGTCCCGACAGCCGTCACGGCATTCGGGGCGTACGCCATCGCCGGAACGTCGACCGATCACCAACACGCCGAAACGACCGTTTCCACAACCGAGAAGGAGCATTTAG
- a CDS encoding ArdC family protein, translating into MAKNRKHKPSRRDIYQEVTDKIIGYLEQGTAPWRNPIKGAGGDGYPKNLISGKRYRGINVLLLAMQTFESGFASSYWMTFKQAKERGGQVRKGEKGSLVTFWKLYTTNDRETGNEIDVPVLKHYTAFNLDQIDGIDAPDAVPLDTEADPFEPLDQADAIAAGFVGGPGIEHDGGRRAFYRPRTDCVHMPPPERFENREAYYGTLFHELSHSTGHSTRLDRGLDTELSPFGSSDYSREELIAELSASFLCAASGISPPTIEQSAAYLQSWIDVLKGDKRLIVSAAGAAQKAADLILGTTFNDAATEAKQPNETAVATSAPAAPVPNQQPDEKPSQPGLF; encoded by the coding sequence ATGGCGAAAAACAGAAAACACAAACCATCACGACGTGACATCTATCAGGAGGTGACCGACAAGATTATCGGGTACCTGGAGCAGGGCACGGCCCCGTGGCGAAACCCGATCAAGGGTGCCGGCGGCGATGGCTATCCGAAGAACTTGATCAGTGGCAAACGATACCGCGGAATCAACGTTCTCTTGCTCGCAATGCAGACGTTTGAAAGCGGATTCGCATCGAGTTACTGGATGACGTTCAAGCAGGCCAAGGAACGCGGAGGCCAAGTTCGCAAGGGTGAAAAGGGCAGCCTCGTCACGTTCTGGAAGCTTTACACAACGAACGATCGCGAAACCGGCAACGAAATCGACGTTCCGGTCTTGAAACATTACACCGCTTTCAATCTCGATCAGATCGACGGCATAGACGCGCCGGATGCAGTACCGCTCGACACCGAGGCGGATCCGTTTGAACCACTCGACCAAGCTGACGCCATTGCGGCCGGATTTGTGGGTGGTCCTGGGATTGAACACGACGGTGGCCGCCGGGCGTTCTATCGGCCGCGAACTGATTGCGTTCACATGCCCCCGCCAGAACGATTTGAAAATCGCGAGGCTTACTATGGAACGCTGTTCCATGAGCTGTCTCATTCGACGGGGCACTCGACCCGTCTCGACCGTGGACTGGACACCGAATTGTCTCCGTTTGGCAGTTCCGACTATTCGCGGGAAGAATTGATCGCCGAACTATCGGCGTCGTTCTTGTGTGCGGCCAGCGGGATCAGCCCACCGACGATCGAGCAGTCCGCCGCGTATTTGCAGTCCTGGATCGACGTGCTCAAGGGCGATAAACGACTGATTGTCAGTGCCGCAGGAGCCGCTCAAAAGGCCGCTGATCTGATTTTGGGCACCACGTTCAACGATGCAGCAACGGAAGCCAAGCAGCCAAACGAAACTGCCGTGGCAACGTCGGCACCAGCCGCGCCGGTTCCTAATCAACAGCCGGATGAGAAACCGTCTCAGCCGGGACTTTTCTAG